In Hydra vulgaris chromosome 06, alternate assembly HydraT2T_AEP, a genomic segment contains:
- the LOC136081408 gene encoding E3 SUMO-protein ligase ZBED1-like, translated as MTAATNESNVSVKHLTGKLSKHFVFKLNADGKVDEGNKIYCVHCNKQLAFRGSNTSLTYHLQHKHPLKYQQVVDCERKMTPQIKSITNLFTCQSNKPVIEKVSADLKVAIAHWIASSGRPTAIVEDAGLEAVLRIALQNQTYTLPSRRTIDTVIEEMYNEKLNEHKKALECFHSIALTTDFWTSTNNESYCGITGHWINSEWKLTSVALACINVEERHTADNVASFYEEFAATWNIAEKISCIVTDSARNMVAAIGRTDYSHIPCSAHCLQLSILAGLKAADSSPILAKCRHLVGHFKRSSRNTPELKASQASTSNRSDDVKFHKLQQDVVTRWNSTYLMLARLLEVKDAIKQYHIDHPENYTGDKLRELDWEKMSKFVSVLGPLADATEYIGSEQYATCSAVLPLEAFLRRLLRVNDDDPGYIARFKSATLNDFSGRIENIDALPTLQMAVALDPRYKKLGCLSREKREAVWTILSNAFWVYCNQRQRAERETTTSTGEASEPVRKKLKLTLLVSDSESQSSSDESQTVHGSLAELTRYQEEGVIPETENPLMWWQLNRHRYPNLSSFVQTILCVPATSVPFERLFSSSRYIVNKLRSCLLPENVNVLVCLRD; from the coding sequence ATGACTGCGGCAACTAATGAAAGCAACGTTTCTGTCAAACATTTAACTGGAAAGTTAAGCAAgcattttgttttcaagttGAATGCTGATGGTAAAGTGGACGAAGGTAACAAAATATACTGCGTTCACTGCAATAAACAGCTTGCTTTCCGTGGCTCAAACACATCGCTGACTTATCACCTTCAGCACAAGCATCCTCTGAAATATCAACAGGTTGTCGACTGTGAACGTAAGATGACCCCTCAGATAAAATCAATCACCAATTTATTTACGTGTCAGTCAAACAAGCCTGTCATTGAAAAGGTCTCAGCCGACCTGAAAGTGGCAATAGCTCATTGGATTGCCAGTTCTGGACGTCCAACAGCAATTGTAGAAGATGCTGGACTAGAGGCGGTGCTTCGTATTGCCCTTCAAAACCAGACTTATACTTTGCCCAGTCGCCGTACAATCGACACTGTCATTGAAGAGATGTACAATGAGAAGTTGAATGAGCATAAGAAAGCTCTAGAATGCTTTCATAGTATTGCTCTAACTACTGACTTTTGGACCTCCACCAACAATGAATCGTACTGTGGGATAACAGGTCATTGGATTAATTCTGAGTGGAAACTGACGTCTGTCGCTTTAGCTTGCATAAATGTTGAAGAAAGGCACACTGCTGATAATGTTGCCAGTTTCTATGAAGAGTTTGCCGCAACGTGGAACATTGCTGAAAAAATTAGCTGCATCGTAACGGACAGTGCACGAAATATGGTTGCTGCTATAGGACGGACGGATTACAGCCATATACCGTGTAGTGCACACTGTCTTCAACTGAGCATACTAGCAGGTTTGAAAGCAGCTGATTCATCTCCTATTCTGGCTAAATGTCGACACCTAGTTGGACATTTTAAGCGCAGTTCAAGGAATACACCAGAGCTAAAGGCCAGCCAAGCCAGTACCTCTAACAGGTCTGACGATGTGAAGTTTCACAAATTGCAGCAGGATGTAGTTACGCGGTGGAACAGTACCTACCTAATGTTAGCCAGATTGCTGGAAGTGAAAGATGCCATTAAGCAGTATCATATTGACCATCCCGAGAATTACACTGGAGATAAACTAAGGGAGTTGGACTGGGagaaaatgtcaaaatttgtcTCGGTATTGGGTCCACTTGCAGATGCTACTGAGTATATTGGTAGTGAACAGTATGCTACATGTTCGGCTGTACTTCCGTTAGAAGCATTTTTGCGCAGACTTCTGCGGGTTAATGATGACGATCCAGGGTATATAGCACGTTTCAAATCTGCAACACTAAATGACTTCTCAGGTCGCATTGAAAACATTGATGCATTGCCAACGTTGCAAATGGCTGTGGCATTAGACCCACGTTACAAGAAACTCGGCTGTCTCTCAAGAGAGAAACGTGAAGCAGTTTGGACAATACTTTCTAATGCATTTTGGGTGTACTGTAACCAAAGACAGAGAGCTGAACGTGAAACTACTACCAGCACTGGCGAGGCATCAGAACCTGTGCGGAAGAAACTGAAACTTACTCTGTTGGTCAGCGACTCGGAATCGCAATCCTCATCAGATGAATCACAAACAGTACATGGCTCACTGGCTGAGCTTACACGATATCAAGAAGAAGGTGTAATTCCAGAAACTGAGAATCCCCTCATGTGGTGGCAACTGAACAGGCATCGTTACCCTAACCTGAGCAGTTTTGTGCAGACAATTTTGTGTGTACCTGCCACTTCTGTTCCTTTTGAAAGACTGTTTAGTTCGTCAAGGTACATTGTCAACAAACTGCGATCTTGTCTACTTCCAGAAAACGTTAACGTCCTCGTTTGTTTACGTGACTGA